AGATGCCCATTTAACTTCCCTTGGGAAATCACCTCCCAATCCCAACCCAGGCCGCTGCCAAACAGATGATCCATCCGAGAATTCTCCGTGTTGAGCAGTTGCCAGGAAACGGCCTCTTGCAGAGGCATCATGACATCCGTCGTGACACGGCTGTTCCAATCCCTCATCCACAGCGCCAGCCATCCCGTGGCCTTCACGCGCTGCACCCAAGGCAGAAGCTGACCCGCCAGGGCGAGCTGCGTGGCGTGATACATCTCCGGCCCGTAGCGGGCGTGCAGATGTGTATTAGCCAGATAAAGCCGCATGCCATCCGGCAGCCTCACCACCGACAGCGACAGCCCCTCGCCTGCCCACACAAGCCCCTTTCTGGGTGGGCCTGTCCGGGACATCCGTTGGCGGAATGGAAGGATGCTTCAGCGCATGCGGAAGACGACGACCCGGCGGTCCAGACTGCGAGACGCTTCGTTGGCATCGGCCGGAGAAGAGGCTTCGGCTTCACCATAGCCCACAGGCATGAGACGCTCGGCACTGACGCCATGATAAACCAGCTCTCGGGAGATCCGCTCAGCGCGTTCTTGGGAAAGCTGGAGATTCTGCCCATAGTCACCTTCGGCGGAGGCATGGCCTTCGATGACGAAGGTGTCATTGGCAAGGGCCGGCGCTTTCATGGCGTTGGCCATGTCGATGACCAGGTCATAGGAATAGGCATCGGCGAAGTCCGTGGAGCCTTGGCGAAAGAGGATGGCATCCGTGCTGATGGCCGAATCCGGGTCCACGCTGTAGGAGACCGCATAGGCATCGCCGGTGGTGTAGGAAGCGGGGATGTCGTTCTGGTAACGCTCCTGCTGGGCTGCCTGGGGCATGACGCGGTAGGTGCTTTGCGCGTGGGGGAGGAGCTGGACCCGGTTAAGCTCCTGGGAGGCGACGATGATCGGCGGGATCTCCTGCATGGAAGAGTAGCGGATCACCCGACGGTTACCGTCGTAAAACTGGGTGCGCCGCTGGGTCTCAGTGGTTTCGAAGATTCGGCGTTCGCGATAACCGCTGCCGGAAGGTGCCGCCTGCGGGGCGCGGCCCTGGAACCTGTCCACGATAATACTGACCGCGCGATCACGGTCCTGCTGGGTCCGGCCCACTTCCTCAAAGGAGGGGCGGTAGCTGGGCCTGGAGCCGTCCCGGCGACGCCTTGGATCAGAACGATCATTGGGACCACGACGATCATCGGAGTCTGCTCGGGCAGCACCGCCACCGAGGATGTTCAGGAGCAGGCGCTTGGCATCTTCAGGGGTTTCGATCTTCCGCGCCTGGGCGGCATCGGCCTTGCGGTCACGCTTGGGCTCATCGGCAAGCACTTCGGCAGTCTCCTGCGTCGGGGGCTTCTGCGCGGCAGGGCGTTCAGGCCGCTCGCGACCCTCAGCTTGTCCAGGTCGTTCGCGCCCCTCTGCTTGCCCAGGCATTCCAGGCCGTTCTGGCTGTCCAGGTCGCCCTGGCTGTCCAGGCCGCTCTGGCTGTCCAGGCCGTTCTGGCTGTCCAGGCCGTTCTGGCTGTCCAGGCCGCTCGGGCTGTCCGGGCCGCTCTGTGGATTTAGGTTCACCAGGGATAGCGGGAGTAGGCGTCTCGCCAGGCATCGGGGCACCAGGGGCTGGCGTTGGGGGTACCGTGGGATCAACACCTTTGTCCTGCGGAGCGGTAGGTCTTTTCCCAGGCACGGGACGGGTCCCAGGGCGGGCCGGTGGGGTGTCGCTAGTGGCTGGCGGCATCTCGCGAGTGGTCGGTGGTGTATCAGGGGTTTCAGCCGGGCGAGTCGAAGGCCTTTCCCTGCCTGGAGCCGGTGCCTTGCGGTCGAGCTTGCCAGATGGATTCCCTTCCGGTGCAGTGCCGCCAGGAGCCGGGGCCGGAGCTTCTGGCTCGCCCGTTTGACCTTTCGCTTTGGGTGCCCTGCGGCGTTCAGGAGCGCCAGGACGTTCAGTTTCGGAAGGGCCGCGACGGTTAGCCCCAGGAGGCCCCGAGCGCTCGGGGCGAGCTTGTCCAGGGGCAGCAGGTTTTTCACGCCGACCAGGAACGGCAGGCACCGCAGCAGGCGCACGCTCCGGCGTCACCACAGGGGGTGCTTCCGGCACGACAGTTTTAGGAACCGGGACGGGGGCTTCCGGGACCCGCTGCTTGTCTTCGTCTGGAGCCGGAGCGGCGGACTGCGCCATCGCCAAAAATGGCATGGCAAGCGTGGCAAAGGCAGATGGGAT
This is a stretch of genomic DNA from Prosthecobacter algae. It encodes these proteins:
- a CDS encoding OmpA family protein yields the protein MKRFIPSAFATLAMPFLAMAQSAAPAPDEDKQRVPEAPVPVPKTVVPEAPPVVTPERAPAAVPAVPGRREKPAAPGQARPERSGPPGANRRGPSETERPGAPERRRAPKAKGQTGEPEAPAPAPGGTAPEGNPSGKLDRKAPAPGRERPSTRPAETPDTPPTTREMPPATSDTPPARPGTRPVPGKRPTAPQDKGVDPTVPPTPAPGAPMPGETPTPAIPGEPKSTERPGQPERPGQPERPGQPERPGQPERPGQPGRPGQPERPGMPGQAEGRERPGQAEGRERPERPAAQKPPTQETAEVLADEPKRDRKADAAQARKIETPEDAKRLLLNILGGGAARADSDDRRGPNDRSDPRRRRDGSRPSYRPSFEEVGRTQQDRDRAVSIIVDRFQGRAPQAAPSGSGYRERRIFETTETQRRTQFYDGNRRVIRYSSMQEIPPIIVASQELNRVQLLPHAQSTYRVMPQAAQQERYQNDIPASYTTGDAYAVSYSVDPDSAISTDAILFRQGSTDFADAYSYDLVIDMANAMKAPALANDTFVIEGHASAEGDYGQNLQLSQERAERISRELVYHGVSAERLMPVGYGEAEASSPADANEASRSLDRRVVVFRMR